GTACATAACGATATCTTCAGATATGAAGATGAAGTATTTGGGGATTCTGAAGGAGAACTTGATGAAGGTGAGAAGAACTGTACTTGTGGTGTAGAGTTTGGTCTTGTTCCTCTAATGTTGCCTATCTCTCAGAGTGTTTGGAGGACGTGGAAAGATGCAAACTGTTCCATTGTCATGTAGCATTGTATGTGGCTAAGGGAGAGTGTAGGTGATAATATTGGGACTATGTGCTGTCTTCAACCCTGGAAAATTGAGGTCTTATATTAAAACCTTCTTTCTTTGGGGACTGCACTGCCTTTTGGGGTGGATGAGACTTGGTGAAGAAGGGTTGCAGTGAGCAGTAGTTTTGCTACATCTGAGTGTTGTTTAGTAGACCAGATTTCTGTGATcaatcaaataaaatgtaacTGGTGTTTCAAATATGAAGTGTCATTCACTCCCATATCATCATCATGTTCAGGGGTTCGTTTCTGTCCCTGAGCTGAACTTGACTTTGTTGTTCtggatgatttttcttttgcccAGTCTAACTGAGCCAAAGCAAATCAAAGGAGAGTACAACTGGGATGTAGTGGGTAACTTGGGAATCTCAGCAGCAtggaacaaaacattttagaCAAATGATTCTTCTTGTGTTTGAGATTTACTTTGGTAGTTTTAGGTACTGTGATTTTTAAGAGCtaataatgtttattttatgtgGACAACATATGAAAGTGTCCTACTGCTTCAAAAGATCCTTTACCCCTCCTCACAATAGTAGTAGTAATGGTATATCTCTGGGGTGTCATTTTTGTGAAAACAGTAAGAAGCAAAGCCTTTTAGAAGAATAGAAGGAGCTCTCACTTTCTTCTCAGCTCACTTTGCCTTATTTTGTTGATGATGTGTGATTTTGTTTTACTACTAGTTCAACGTGCTTGTACTGTAGGTGAGGCTTGTGTATGCTTGCAGAGGTGCTCAAggaattctttctttcatgtcaGAGTCTGAAGAGGAAGTGGAGGAAGAACAGGAGGAAAGACAACCATCACCTGAACCCGTGCAAGAAAATGCAAGCAGTACCTACTATGAGAATCATCCTGTCACGTAAGAAGGCCATTTCATTACAGCAttgctttctaaaataaaaacaacagaattgcTTCGGGTTTAAACCTTGGATATGATTTAGCAGTTAGTCTAGGAAACTACACTTAAACTGATACGGATCTATGCTGTGTCAACATCACATTTGAGATGTTGATTTcatgactggaaaaagaaaggagggaaggtttcATGTCCGTTATTGTTTTCACTTCTAGTTTCAAATATGAGATGAAAAGGCAGTTAAGTGTGCTTACATACATACTTAATGTAGTCTTCATTATGTAAGCTCACCGTAGTGATTTGTTACAATTTTTAAGAAGTTGCCCTGgaaaaatagactttttttttaagtgctttttaaaacacatcGGCATTGCTTTTAAAGAGCCAGAACTGACTGTCTGGTTTCCTTATGAACAGAAACAGTTCTTGAGTTCACCATCTATTCCTTCAAGGGTTTCTACAtctaattttcagattttttgcCGAAAACTATAAAATGTTCTCAcatgagcagaaataaaatctggCTTAGTGTGCAGCTATAAGAATACAGCTTAACTGAATACACAGAGGTACCATATGGTAACAACTAGGAAACCAATCATTGCAAAATCAATCATTACCACTGTATAACTTTAAGAAAAAGCCATAAGAAGGAAGCAATTGAAAAGCTGCATAAAATGCATTTGACTATTGTAGCAATGGTATAGAGGAGGCACTGGAAGAATCATCTCATGAGCCTGAGCCGGAATTGGAATCAGAAACAAAACCTGAGGAGCTGAAGACTGAGGTAGAAGAAAAGGCTCTTGAGGAGCTGGAAGAGAAGtctccttctccacctcccgtAGAACCTGTTTCGCTACCCCAAGAACCACCAAAGGTCAGTTAAAATACATATCTGTGCTTCTTGGTGCAGATGGTAAACCAGAAGGTTTGGATCTAATCTTACCATTTTGAGTGGCCAAACtcttttcagtatctgaaaCTGTCTAGATTTAAACCTTCAACTTAAAAANNNNNNNNNNNNNNNNNNNNNNNNNNNNNNNNNNNNNNNNNNNNNNNNNNNNNNNNNNNNNNNNNNNNNNNNNNNNNNNNNNNNNNNNNNNNNNNNNNNNGCGCTGGCCGTGCTCGCAGGTGCGTGGCTGAGGgcggggaggaggagggaaggggggaTGTCGATGTGTTTGCGGAGCGCTCACCGCGCTGTCTGTGTCCCCGCAGCCTGCCGAACCGCTGCCGCATCCGAGCCCAACGGCACCGAGCCCGAGCGGCGAGGCGGCCCGAGGGAGTCTGAGCCCGCGCCGGGCTCCGACTACGAGGAGGAGGAGTACGAGGAGGCACCGCTCGCGCACCAGTACCTGGTGGGGGACCTGGTCAGAGGTGAGGCTCGGGAAGGGGCGTGGAGGTGCGTGAGGTTTGTGGGTGGGCTGAGCGTGCCGCTGCTCTGCGCTAATCCTGCCAGCCGGGCTGTGATGGAGGGACAGCCTGCCTGGAAGCACCGGCAGGAGCTCCGCGTGCTGCTCGGCCCCAAAGCTGGCGTTTAAATGAGTTCATTAAGCGTCCTTTAGGCCATGCTAAATTGTGTGCATGTGTTGTAAGCTGCCTGTGAACCACGAGGACACCTGAACAGTCCTCCAAGCAGTGATATGGCAGGGTAGGAGCGCTGTGTTGGTTGTGTGGCTGTAAAGTGAGCCACGGAGGCACTTCTTGAGCCTCAGCCTCCAGGGGATTTACTCCTCTACAGAGCTCTCTAGGTGAGTGCTGCTGTCCTCCAGGGTGGGCTCCTCTGTTGGAGGGAACACCCTGAGATGTGGATGAGACCAGAGGGACTCTACTCCACATGCTGACTTGGAATAATGGATGCTCGCTCCAGTTTTTTGGGAGTGTGAAGCCTCCATGGGGAGCAGGAATATCAGATTAGGGAGCAGTTTGGCCAGCAGAACTACTGGTGTGGTGACTTGTGTTGTATAACTGCACAGAAACCAGACTTACTACCAAGGTGGTTGGTTTGTAGACCAGCTCTTCTACTTGGCAAGAGGTTTATCTGTACATCCTTCAAGTTATGATTCAACTGTGGATGGCTTTCTTGGCTTTGCAGCTTACATACAGGGCACAGATCAAACTGACAACCTCAGCCATGAAGAGGGGAATGGGAACAGCCTCAATTATCCAAGTGTGAACCTCAGCATCAGGTCGAACAGGACAGAAGAGAGGACTCTGCTGTGAATTCACAGTCCTAGGGATAGGAAACCTTGCTGCAGGGGCAGTGCTCCTGGTTTGCATATTAATATAGCTTATACCATTTGAATCAGACTTCTGGTTGCTAAAGGCAATTCTGCTTTTAAGTGACTTCAAGCCAAGCTTGTTGCTCTAGAacttaaaatgctttctgtctAGACAATAGTGAGCTACAccttgtttctttctgcaggaTCTCTTCTTGTCACCAGACACATAGGACTATGAAGTAGTTAAAACCATTATGCTTATCTTTGTAGCACAATATAGAAATAAGCAGCTGGGGAGACTGCTGCAGCTGTCTGCTATTTTGAAGCTTGTTGAAACTTACCTGGTTAACTGCCACTCTCAAATAGTGTGGCGTCCCTCTGGGAGAACTTGCCTTATGGCTAGCAGTAAGGAGATGGCTTGTTTGGAGAGCCAGAGTTGGTCCGAACTGCTCCATAATAATGCTGCGGAGCTTTGTTGCTATGTAGCTTGTACTCCCCTGTTGATGACTGCGTTGTTCTCCCTGTGCAAGGAAGGAGATTGCCCTTCCTTAAATCCACAGACTACTAAGTCACCACCGGCCTTTAAACCACACTCTTCTGGAGATTTAATTGAGATAATGAGGGGCAACAGCAAGTGGCAGAACAAATAACCTGTCTCTTGTGGATGATCCTGCTTTCACCCTTTGGTGTGCTTGGCATCTCTCTCAAAGTAGGAGAACTGGAAATGAAGCATCTCTTCTACTGAGGATCGCACTGCAGGTTATTTGGGAGAAACAAGTCTGATAAGTGGGATAGCAGGCTGTTGTGCCTCTACAAGCGCCTGGGACTATCTAGCAGTTCACAATGCCTTTCATCACTGATGCAAATAGAGAGTTTAGAGCGATGGAGTTGGTTAGCCTTGTGTCTGAGTCGATATAAAATGAAGGGATGGTTTGGCTCAGTGCAACCTCATAATATTCAGCACAGGTCCTTGCTTGAACCTATACGGTTTCACTTTATCTCCATCTCTGGTGGCCTTCACAGCCCATCTTCTCACACCACTCTGTCTGTGTTGCTCAGCATATGGTGGCAGAGTTGAGCTCCATGAGCCTTGAAGCCTGCTGTCTCTGTGCTGGATGTAAAGCACTCAGCTTTTGTTGACATGCATCCCATGCTTCCTGCTCAGAGGCTCTCCTGCAAGGATTCCCAAACCCTGTAATAGCATTTCACAGCATCTAGTTTTCTGCAATGCTAGACTGAGTGACCTTGTCCCTTTCAGTGGAACCTGTGGTTAAACCCAAGCCAGTGAAGAGGGGGAATGAGAAGAATGCTGGCAAACcgaggaggaggaagaataaagggaagaacaaaaagaaagggaCTCCTTGTGAAATGGAGTATAAAAATTTCTGCATCCATGGTGAATGCGTGTACTTACAGCATCTTCAGATGGCAACCTGCAAGTAAGTTCTGTGCAGTGTGTGAGTGAGGTGTGGTTTGCATGTGCTGGTGGCATAGAAAGGCTTAGAGGGAAAAATTGGTGTCAGCTTGGCCTAGATACATCTCCTACAGTATTTTGACTGAGAATCTTTCTGCCATGTAAATTAAGTGCTGATGGAATCTGAGATGCATAACAAGCCACTGAACTCATCGGTTGGTCATAAACTTGAACCTAAAGAATGGAAAGGTGTGTCCTGCTGGGACATCACGCCCAAACTAATCTCAACTTGTTGAAATACTGACAAACCTTCTGCTAGAGCAGTGACTGTGTTCTATGAGCATGCTCCAAGTGAGCATCTTGAGATTCATGTACAACTCTGAGGATGTCGAAGTCGGCCTTGACTGTGTGTGGGCATCATTGGCTCCAGACACCATGGGAGCTGATAAGAACTTGTGTTGATGTTTGTTGCAGGTGTTATCAGGATTATTTTGGTGAGCGCTGTGGTGAACAGTTCATGAAGACTCAAAGGAAGAATGATGTGGCAGACTACTCAAAGACTGTGTTGGTTGTGGTAGCTGTCCTGCTCTCCAGCATCAGCTTTGTTGCTGTACTTATCATTGTGATAGTGCAGTAAGTATTATGCTCTTTAGTGTATGCCTGGCTCAAGAGCAGGACTTGTGTCCAATAGGTGCAAAATATGCATGGCTTTTCTGAATTACCTGTGTGTGGAAGACCTCCAGAAGCAAGTTCTTATTCCGGCTTGCATGTGTCTTAAGAGCAGAAGGTCTGAGAAGTTTCTAAGCTACTGAGTgcccattttccctttttttttttgcaatggGCAACTTATGAATGCTGAGTTCTAAAACAAGTCTTCCTGCTCCCACTACACTTAGCACTTAGTGCTGCAGAACATCagcaggaggtggaggaggagcatTCATGCTGATGCAGCAGTGCATTTCCCAATCCTTGTGCAGAAGAGGCCTGCCAGCAGGAGTGTGTGGCTGTGATCCAGCAGCTGGCTGCACAGCTGGAAGGAAGGAGTGCTCCAGCTGATCACTAATTAATGGAGGCTGCTGGATTTAAATACTAACACTGCAGGGGTATCAAATAGGAAAGTAAGTGCTGTCAGTTTGAAGTGCAGTACTGCTTGCTGCTAAGAATAAGGAAGCAATTGTTCTGTGATTAACAGCTGTAGTGTGGTAGATAACCTGAGGTCCTGCTGTGAatcaagtttaaaaaacaaacaaactgagTGTATGCTTTGAACATTGCATCAATCTCTTCTACTTGCTGACAAGCAGTATCCAGCAGCTTCTGATTGCTTGTGCCTCTGCATCTTGTCAGTTGGTTCTCCAGGAGTTGTGCTGAGTTCAAGTAGTTGCACTGGGAACCTGGCTCTGGTGTTTCTGAATGCAGAAGCAGTCCTACAGGtctggcactgcagcagggctTGGGTAGTGCAGGTGGAACTCAGAAGTGCAGTCTAATTTTAGATCTCCAAGTACACCAACAGAATTTGGTACATGCTGTACCCTTCCCTGCATTTCAGGAAACAAGgtgtgcatttgttttgctgcttcATATTTAGATCTAAACTTGAGGCACGCTGGGAGGAACGTTTTTGTTCCACTCTGCTATGAGAAAGAACCAGTTCTGTAGTGAAAATGAGCATTTCTCGCTTCTGAAGCAAGCCATGCAGTAGGACGGTGGTTCTAGTTCTTCATGATCTAAATCCTCACAGGCTTAAGCAGTGAGATGAATGTTACTGTACCTTCCTCTAGAGAAGCTGGGTGGTCTATTGGAAACACTAGTAAAGACCTAACAATGAAAAGTGCTGTTAGCAGCTGGCTTTTGATGTATTCATGGGACACATGCACTTGAATTCCTGTCCCCTTGAAGTTTCCAGGGCTCTGCACACTGCAGCTGTTTGCTATAGTCTCCAGAAAATCTGGCCCACAGAAAAATCTCCCTGTGCTCTACATGCTCCCAGCCTCTTGCTACCTGATGGTGCTTGCATCAGGAGGCCCCAGCTATGTGTGGCAAAGCTCCATGCTTAACCCAAGGCTCCTTGATGTTATCAAGCTATTGAATACTTCTTGTAGCTGAATAGTTAAACACTCACATTGATGTGCTCAATGCTTTCTGGTGCCTAGGAGCTGCTTGAGGATCCAAAGGGCATAGCTACAGAGCATGGGATGGATGGATGTCAGACTTTAAAATGATATCTTATGCGCTCCAATTCCACAGGGTCAGGAAAAAGTGTCCTCAgtatgaagagaaagaagaaaggaaaaaacttcGACAAGAGAATAGAAATGGCCATGTTGGTGTGTAAATGAGGAGAAAGCAGGTACGTGAGCCAACTTCCAACGTGTTTTAGTTTTTCCAGGCTGGAGCTGCCCATGCAGGAGTTGCATGCAGGTTTAGCAAAACTAGCATTGCCTTTCAATTTCTGTTTAGCACTCAAAGTGCCTTGAAACATGTAGGTTACATTTGTATGACCCAGCTCACTGGCTTTCTAAAACCACTGGATTTTATGCATGTGAATTCAACAGCACTCTTTAAAACAGCCAAAAACCAAAGGGAAAGTAATCCATTCCAGCAATGGAAAGCTCTATTGAAATGAGCTCCCTTTTGGGGAATAAAAACTAATCTCTAGACAAGAATGAGTTAGTACCAGAAACCATGGCAGTCTTCCATCATGAGATGGTGCAGCACCAGCTGGACTGTCACCCTCGTAAGAGGTGTACTGAGCATTTCCACATCTCCTCAAGGCATTAGGGAGTTCCTGGTGCTTACAGACTGTAGGCAAAGGCAAAGCTGCCTGCCTTGGGTGTAGGCTTGCTCTGGTTCTAGTGCAGAGTGCTCGTGTCTTGAGTGATAGTTAATGTGCCTGGTCTTCCCCTTACAGAACAACTCCGTGGCCACTGCCAAGCTGCAGGGGACCTCTGGCTACCTGACACATCTACCTGGACACTGGGCTGGAGCTGTTGCCACTAAGCCCTGATTCATCAAGacaggctgctgcagggagatgcCCAATGTGCCATTTGCTGCTGAATCACTTGCTGGGGAGGACAGTTAACTGCTACAACTTGGTACAACAATGTGGAAGGAGCTGCCACGATAAAGGTAGAGGGCTGCTATCAAGACCTTCTGGAGATTACTCCTGAGCTTTCTCTA
Above is a window of Meleagris gallopavo isolate NT-WF06-2002-E0010 breed Aviagen turkey brand Nicholas breeding stock chromosome 4, Turkey_5.1, whole genome shotgun sequence DNA encoding:
- the AREG gene encoding amphiregulin; the protein is MSMCLRSAHRAVCVPAACRTAAASEPNGTEPERRGGPRESEPAPGSDYEEEEYEEAPLAHQYLVGDLVRVEPVVKPKPVKRGNEKNAGKPRRRKNKGKNKKKGTPCEMEYKNFCIHGECVYLQHLQMATCKCYQDYFGERCGEQFMKTQRKNDVADYSKTVLVVVAVLLSSISFVAVLIIVIVQVRKKCPQYEEKEERKKLRQENRNGHVGV